One window from the genome of Streptomyces sp. NBC_00708 encodes:
- the cysC gene encoding adenylyl-sulfate kinase, producing the protein MTTDQETSMSVTETGATVWLTGLPSAGKTTIAYELAGRLRGEGHRVEVLDGDEIREFLSAGLGFSREDRHTNVQRIGFVAELLAANGVKVLVPVIAPYADSRDAVRKRHQAEGTAYLEVHVATPVEVCSERDVKGLYAKQAAGEISGLTGVDDPYEAPESPDLRIESHRQTVQESAAELYALLSERGAA; encoded by the coding sequence ATGACGACTGATCAGGAGACTTCGATGAGCGTGACGGAGACGGGAGCCACCGTCTGGCTGACCGGTCTGCCGAGCGCCGGCAAGACCACCATCGCCTACGAACTGGCCGGGCGGCTGCGCGGCGAGGGCCACCGGGTGGAGGTGCTCGACGGCGACGAGATCCGCGAGTTCCTCTCCGCGGGCCTCGGCTTCTCCCGCGAGGACCGGCACACCAACGTGCAGCGGATCGGCTTCGTCGCCGAACTGCTGGCGGCCAACGGCGTCAAGGTCCTGGTCCCGGTCATCGCCCCGTACGCGGACAGCCGGGACGCCGTCCGCAAGCGTCACCAGGCCGAGGGCACCGCGTATCTGGAGGTGCACGTCGCCACTCCGGTCGAGGTGTGCTCGGAACGCGATGTGAAGGGTCTGTACGCCAAGCAGGCGGCGGGCGAGATATCCGGGCTCACCGGGGTGGACGACCCCTACGAGGCTCCCGAGTCGCCCGATCTGCGCATCGAGTCGCACCGCCAGACCGTCCAGGAGTCCGCGGCGGAGCTGTACGCGCTGCTGAGCGAGAGGGGTGCGGCATGA
- a CDS encoding phosphoadenylyl-sulfate reductase yields MTVTQNIDTLTDEDLRELAERAGRELEDASALDILKWAAETFGPRFCVTSSMEDAVVAHLASRAMPGVDVVFLDTGYHFEETIGTRDAVDAVMDVKVITLTPRQTVAEQDAEYGPKLHDRDPDLCCKLRKVKPLEEGLTAYAAWATGLRRDDSPTRANTPVVGWDEKRRKVKISPIARWTQDDVDAYVAEHGVLTNPLLMDGYPSVGCAPCTRRVLEGEDARAGRWAGRGKTECGLHG; encoded by the coding sequence ATGACGGTCACTCAGAACATCGACACGCTCACCGACGAGGACCTGCGGGAGCTCGCCGAGCGGGCCGGGCGCGAGCTGGAGGACGCCTCCGCGCTCGACATCCTCAAGTGGGCCGCCGAGACGTTCGGGCCCCGGTTCTGTGTCACCTCCTCCATGGAGGACGCGGTCGTCGCCCACCTCGCCTCCCGGGCGATGCCCGGCGTGGACGTGGTCTTCCTCGACACCGGCTACCACTTCGAGGAGACCATCGGCACCCGGGACGCGGTGGACGCGGTGATGGACGTCAAGGTGATCACGCTGACGCCACGTCAGACCGTCGCCGAGCAGGACGCCGAGTACGGGCCGAAGCTGCACGACCGCGACCCCGATCTCTGCTGCAAGCTGCGCAAGGTCAAGCCCCTGGAAGAGGGCCTGACCGCGTACGCCGCCTGGGCGACCGGGCTGCGCCGCGACGATTCCCCGACCCGCGCGAACACCCCGGTGGTCGGCTGGGACGAGAAGCGGCGGAAGGTGAAGATCTCGCCGATCGCCCGCTGGACCCAGGACGACGTGGACGCCTACGTCGCGGAGCACGGGGTGCTCACCAACCCGCTACTGATGGACGGTTACCCTTCGGTGGGCTGCGCGCCCTGCACCCGCCGCGTGCTCGAGGGCGAGGACGCACGGGCCGGCCGCTGGGCCGGACGCGGCAAGACCGAGTGCGGGCTGCACGGCTGA